Proteins encoded in a region of the Dethiosulfovibrio russensis genome:
- a CDS encoding S9 family peptidase codes for MKASIAMALASTAAILMTSPLWAEGRPPRIPMEDFFKLPTKTAYRLSPDGKSYSFLQPWKDRLNIHVAPVGGEAKRITSSTERDIRAYTWVNDDTLVYLQDKGGDENYHVYSLSTDGSDVRDLTPFHGVRAGLLDDLDDDDTHVLIEMNRRDPRFFDVYKVNVLSGEMEMVAENPGTVGGWMTDHSGRIRIAYAMEGLKRTILYRDDEGQPFRPIFSTDFTDSVIPAGFTGDDEKLYVMSNLDRDTTALYLFDPKSGNFEDMLYERDDVDLSGIIWSRAKKKLLGVSYYTDKRQRHFFDEETERLFDRLKKRFPDYSVGISSMSKDERKMIIAVASDRMPGRLYYHDLDNPEKFELVADLYPWIDEKQMAPMKPISYETEDGLTIQGYLTLPVDLPEKGLPVVVNPHGGPEVRDTWGYNPEVQFLANRGVSVLQVNYRISTGYGKKFWMAGFKQWGRKQQDDITTGVKWLVDRGIADPNRIAIYGASYGGYATLMGLIRNPDLYRCGIDYVGVANLFTLLESIPPYWELARQKMYETIGHPEKDAELFREISPVFHADEIKAPLFIAQGANDPRVKKAESDQMVEAMKKRGITVQYMVKDDEGHGFHNQENRFDFYRAMEKFLTEHLELE; via the coding sequence TTGAAAGCATCTATCGCCATGGCTCTGGCATCGACGGCGGCCATACTTATGACCTCCCCTCTATGGGCAGAGGGACGACCGCCCAGAATTCCGATGGAGGACTTCTTCAAGCTTCCCACCAAGACCGCCTACCGCCTCTCTCCCGACGGAAAGAGTTACTCGTTTCTCCAGCCCTGGAAGGACAGACTCAACATACACGTCGCCCCGGTCGGAGGCGAGGCAAAACGGATAACGTCCTCCACGGAGAGGGACATCCGGGCCTACACCTGGGTAAACGACGACACCCTGGTCTACCTTCAGGACAAGGGAGGCGACGAAAACTACCACGTCTACTCACTGTCGACGGACGGATCGGACGTTAGAGACCTGACCCCCTTCCACGGAGTCAGGGCGGGCCTTCTGGACGACCTGGATGACGACGACACCCACGTCCTGATAGAGATGAACCGCCGGGACCCCAGGTTCTTCGACGTCTACAAGGTAAACGTCCTATCCGGCGAGATGGAGATGGTCGCGGAAAACCCCGGCACGGTAGGAGGGTGGATGACGGACCACAGTGGAAGGATCCGCATAGCCTACGCCATGGAGGGACTGAAGCGGACCATTCTCTACAGGGACGACGAAGGACAACCCTTCCGCCCCATATTCTCCACCGACTTCACCGACTCGGTGATCCCGGCGGGCTTCACCGGAGACGACGAAAAACTCTACGTCATGTCCAACCTGGACAGGGACACAACCGCCCTATACCTGTTCGACCCGAAAAGCGGAAACTTCGAGGACATGCTCTACGAGAGAGACGACGTGGACCTCTCGGGAATAATCTGGTCCAGAGCCAAAAAGAAACTACTGGGAGTTTCCTACTACACCGACAAAAGGCAGCGCCACTTCTTCGACGAAGAGACGGAGAGACTTTTCGACAGACTGAAGAAGCGCTTTCCCGACTACTCGGTGGGAATCTCCAGCATGAGCAAAGACGAGAGGAAGATGATAATAGCCGTGGCAAGCGACAGGATGCCAGGAAGGCTCTACTACCATGACCTGGACAACCCGGAAAAGTTCGAACTTGTGGCGGACCTGTACCCATGGATAGACGAAAAGCAGATGGCTCCGATGAAACCGATCAGCTACGAGACCGAGGACGGCCTCACCATACAGGGCTACCTCACCCTGCCGGTAGATCTGCCGGAGAAGGGACTTCCCGTGGTGGTCAACCCCCACGGCGGACCGGAGGTCCGAGACACCTGGGGATATAACCCGGAGGTGCAGTTTCTGGCTAATCGAGGGGTGTCGGTACTCCAGGTAAACTACCGGATATCCACCGGATACGGCAAGAAGTTCTGGATGGCGGGCTTCAAACAGTGGGGAAGAAAGCAGCAGGACGACATAACAACCGGGGTAAAATGGCTCGTAGATCGAGGGATCGCCGACCCAAACAGGATCGCCATATACGGGGCCTCCTACGGAGGATACGCCACCCTTATGGGGCTGATACGGAACCCCGACCTGTACCGCTGCGGCATAGATTACGTCGGAGTCGCAAATCTATTCACCCTTCTGGAATCCATACCTCCCTACTGGGAACTCGCCAGACAAAAGATGTACGAGACCATAGGGCATCCGGAAAAGGACGCAGAGCTGTTCAGGGAGATATCCCCGGTCTTCCACGCCGACGAGATAAAGGCCCCCCTCTTCATAGCACAGGGAGCCAACGACCCCAGGGTGAAAAAGGCCGAATCGGACCAAATGGTGGAGGCGATGAAGAAGAGGGGCATCACGGTACAGTACATGGTGAAGGACGACGAGGGACACGGCTTTCACAACCAGGAAAACCGCTTCGACTTCTATCGGGCCATGGAGAAATTCCTGACGGAACACCTCGAACTGGAGTAA
- a CDS encoding sodium:solute symporter family protein — translation MTLQSLLYRLVAFGGYGMALILLAGRAFQWNETRRSFYLGGRGIALWPSVGTFGATWMSAASLLGYTVLLYQEGYAAFTGSVIGWMLGLPLLPLAVIRLRKSRALSLPQWLEERYSDDRLRSLSALCLLVVYTVYLIIQFRAFGAIVGSMLDIEGFMASILVYLFVLYTTFGGLPSVVRSDGLNLMVIVVSVTVAAWSITSQTGGFPSIHERLLDLRPELLQPWPKEGILASMTMALGWGLGVAANPQYCIRIISCKDRWTAWLTLAITSLTVSWIYICLTALGLGAKALHPFVTGGSQEVLFSRLMEAGLSPLPLALLMVGVLAAAVSTANSQLLLAACSFCYDLQGEKRMPSKDPLEEDGFLFKNRIAVAIIATVTLFLSYMPLPGILQLGRYSWSMVALCFLLPLYLPRTKGRRGLFGAMSAALIVYNLLVWFSGMSPETAMLPSLLIEGILWWILGVRR, via the coding sequence ATGACACTGCAATCCCTTCTGTACCGACTGGTGGCCTTCGGAGGCTACGGAATGGCTCTCATCCTGCTGGCCGGTCGAGCGTTCCAGTGGAACGAGACTAGACGATCCTTCTACCTGGGAGGCAGAGGAATAGCCCTTTGGCCCTCTGTGGGCACCTTCGGAGCCACCTGGATGAGCGCGGCGTCACTGTTGGGCTACACGGTGCTGCTGTATCAGGAGGGATACGCCGCCTTCACAGGATCGGTCATAGGGTGGATGCTGGGCCTTCCCTTGCTCCCTCTGGCGGTTATAAGGCTGAGAAAGAGCCGGGCCCTGTCCCTACCTCAGTGGCTGGAGGAGCGTTACTCGGACGACAGGCTCCGATCCCTGTCGGCCCTCTGTCTTCTGGTGGTCTACACTGTCTACCTGATAATACAGTTTAGAGCCTTCGGAGCCATCGTCGGATCCATGCTGGACATAGAGGGCTTCATGGCCTCCATCCTGGTATACCTATTCGTCCTCTACACCACCTTCGGAGGCCTTCCGTCGGTCGTAAGAAGCGACGGCCTCAATCTCATGGTAATAGTGGTCTCAGTCACAGTGGCGGCCTGGAGCATAACATCTCAGACCGGAGGGTTCCCCTCCATACACGAGAGACTGCTGGACCTCAGACCGGAGCTGCTCCAGCCCTGGCCGAAGGAGGGAATCTTGGCCTCCATGACGATGGCCCTGGGCTGGGGACTGGGGGTGGCGGCCAACCCTCAGTACTGCATAAGGATAATATCCTGCAAAGACAGATGGACCGCCTGGCTGACCCTGGCGATAACGTCTCTCACCGTGTCCTGGATCTACATCTGTCTCACCGCCCTGGGGCTGGGGGCCAAGGCCCTCCATCCCTTCGTAACCGGCGGATCCCAGGAGGTGCTGTTCTCCCGTCTCATGGAGGCGGGGCTCTCGCCCCTTCCTCTGGCCCTGTTGATGGTGGGAGTACTCGCCGCCGCCGTCAGCACCGCCAACTCCCAGCTACTGCTGGCCGCCTGCTCTTTCTGTTACGACCTACAGGGAGAGAAACGCATGCCCTCCAAAGACCCCCTGGAGGAAGACGGCTTTCTCTTCAAGAACAGGATCGCGGTGGCGATAATAGCCACAGTGACGCTATTTCTCAGCTACATGCCCCTTCCGGGGATACTCCAGCTCGGTCGCTACAGCTGGAGCATGGTGGCTCTGTGTTTTCTGCTTCCCCTGTACCTTCCCAGAACGAAGGGGCGAAGAGGGCTGTTCGGAGCCATGTCCGCCGCCCTGATCGTCTACAACCTCCTGGTATGGTTTTCCGGCATGTCTCCCGAGACGGCGATGCTGCCGTCCCTGCTGATAGAGGGAATCCTATGGTGGATCCTGGGAGTCAGGCGATGA
- a CDS encoding sensor histidine kinase, whose translation MVDPGSQAMIAPDLETRVKAVVTGLTFCLTLVLITMSLSIDFHETYLSEQGKIDELSSRSSDLTSRQVMEIIDREGEAWRITSEGDGTSVTTSDGASWKVSLNGKHVLTSILHRRRHLLVAGMICLLLSAEMAVFLAYWLTRPLKRLAWGCAKVGRGDLSDLPVERSGSYELEILQEAFNAMVRGLRERQSLERRISRMERLAALGQVVAGVSHEIKNPLAAMRIHLDLLSESRNGEEKDEESLKVLSSELDRLNRVVTQLLSFARPTPTVPGPIDPSELFRWCHSMVKVRLSRKSIGWHETVDDGTELWGDRGQMQQLLLNLVLNGIEAMDGEGDLYVSCSSSDDGTSISVEDTGDGVPDRVAERIFDPFVTSKPDGTGLGLSIVYRIVEDHRGIMDLKTSPDGTRLDLWFPGPTEKGNEEDGI comes from the coding sequence ATGGTGGATCCTGGGAGTCAGGCGATGATAGCCCCCGATCTGGAGACCCGGGTAAAGGCGGTCGTCACGGGCCTGACCTTCTGCCTTACACTCGTCCTGATAACCATGTCTCTCTCCATAGACTTTCACGAAACCTACCTGTCCGAACAGGGAAAGATAGACGAGCTGTCCAGTCGATCTAGCGACCTGACGTCCCGACAGGTAATGGAGATCATAGACAGAGAGGGAGAGGCCTGGCGGATAACCTCCGAGGGGGACGGAACCTCCGTGACCACCTCCGACGGAGCGAGCTGGAAGGTGAGCCTGAACGGGAAACACGTTCTGACCTCCATACTGCACAGACGACGACATCTTCTGGTGGCGGGGATGATATGTCTGCTCCTCTCGGCGGAGATGGCCGTCTTTCTGGCCTACTGGCTGACGAGGCCCCTCAAGAGGCTGGCCTGGGGTTGCGCCAAGGTCGGCAGAGGGGACCTATCGGATCTCCCCGTCGAGAGATCCGGATCCTACGAACTGGAGATACTTCAGGAAGCGTTCAACGCGATGGTCAGAGGCCTGAGGGAAAGGCAGAGTCTGGAACGTCGGATCTCCAGGATGGAGAGATTGGCCGCTCTAGGACAGGTGGTGGCCGGAGTATCCCACGAGATAAAGAACCCATTGGCGGCCATGAGGATCCACCTGGACCTTTTGAGCGAATCCAGAAACGGCGAAGAGAAGGACGAGGAATCACTAAAGGTCCTCAGCTCGGAGCTGGACCGACTCAACCGGGTGGTGACACAGCTGCTATCCTTCGCCAGGCCTACCCCGACCGTACCGGGCCCTATAGACCCCAGTGAGCTTTTCCGTTGGTGCCACAGTATGGTGAAGGTTCGACTCTCCCGAAAATCGATCGGCTGGCACGAAACTGTGGACGACGGAACCGAGCTTTGGGGAGACAGAGGACAGATGCAGCAGCTGCTGTTGAACCTTGTGTTGAACGGCATAGAGGCCATGGACGGAGAGGGAGATCTGTACGTTTCCTGCAGTAGTTCCGACGACGGTACGTCTATATCCGTCGAGGACACCGGCGACGGCGTTCCGGACCGTGTGGCGGAGAGGATATTCGACCCCTTCGTGACCTCGAAACCGGACGGCACTGGGCTCGGCCTGTCGATCGTCTACAGGATAGTGGAGGACCACCGAGGAATCATGGACCTGAAGACATCTCCCGATGGGACCAGACTGGACCTCTGGTTCCCCGGTCCGACCGAAAAGGGAAACGAGGAGGATGGGATATGA
- a CDS encoding sigma-54-dependent transcriptional regulator, whose translation MKVWIIEDERALAQGLKTAFERKGYESRTASGLKGLNSMMDQESPEIVFLDVRLDDGDGLKGLPHILQASPEAKVIVMTAFGDSALVVRAIREGAFNYLDKPFPLEAAMNMAQRASEAIALARRVSRMETSRAVSLIGSSRAVEEIGGFVEKVSRHEDVNVLIRGESGTGKEVVARMIHGASGSSGEFVAINCAAIPESLLEAELFGSRKGAYTGASADKRGLVELADGGTLFLDEIGDMPTSLQSKMLRFLDSRSLRPLGSSREIQVSLRVVCATCADLENRISSGAFRKDLYYRIAMLPIELPPLRERGRDALELLEHFIVLYSDRLGRAPLIPSSDVEEVFLSYRWPGNVRELKNLVERLFILKDQRDRTISLKDLPQEMLDAMPTDRDAESRHETDGRPLQRQLDDFEKELLTQALSDSRGNRTRAASSLGLSRYALLRRLQKHGLD comes from the coding sequence ATGAAAGTCTGGATAATAGAGGACGAAAGAGCCCTGGCCCAGGGGCTCAAGACCGCCTTCGAGAGAAAGGGCTACGAGTCCCGCACAGCATCGGGGCTCAAGGGGCTGAACTCGATGATGGATCAGGAATCCCCGGAGATAGTCTTCCTCGACGTCAGGCTCGACGACGGAGACGGTCTCAAGGGACTTCCCCACATACTTCAGGCGTCTCCGGAGGCCAAGGTGATAGTTATGACAGCCTTCGGCGACTCGGCCCTGGTGGTACGGGCCATAAGGGAGGGAGCCTTCAACTATCTGGACAAACCCTTCCCTCTGGAGGCAGCCATGAACATGGCCCAAAGGGCGTCGGAGGCCATAGCCCTTGCCAGACGGGTCTCCCGGATGGAGACGTCCAGGGCGGTCTCCCTGATAGGCTCGTCCCGAGCGGTGGAAGAGATCGGAGGCTTCGTAGAAAAAGTCTCGAGACACGAAGACGTCAACGTCCTGATAAGGGGAGAAAGCGGCACGGGGAAGGAGGTCGTGGCCAGGATGATCCACGGCGCCTCGGGAAGCTCCGGCGAGTTCGTCGCCATAAACTGCGCCGCCATACCGGAAAGCCTTCTGGAAGCGGAGCTGTTCGGGTCTAGAAAAGGAGCCTACACCGGGGCTTCCGCCGACAAGAGAGGGCTGGTGGAGCTGGCCGACGGAGGCACCCTCTTTCTGGACGAGATAGGAGACATGCCGACCTCGCTCCAGAGCAAGATGCTCCGCTTTCTGGACTCCCGGTCCCTCAGGCCTCTGGGATCCTCCAGGGAAATCCAGGTGTCCCTGAGAGTGGTCTGCGCCACCTGCGCAGATCTGGAGAACAGAATCTCCTCCGGAGCCTTCAGAAAGGACCTGTACTACAGGATAGCCATGCTCCCCATAGAGCTGCCCCCTCTTAGAGAACGAGGCAGAGACGCTCTGGAGCTCCTGGAACACTTCATAGTTCTGTACAGCGACAGGCTCGGGCGGGCACCTCTGATTCCCTCCTCCGACGTAGAGGAAGTCTTTCTGTCCTACAGATGGCCCGGAAACGTCAGAGAACTCAAGAACCTGGTGGAGCGGCTTTTCATACTCAAGGACCAGAGGGACCGCACCATATCTCTGAAGGACCTTCCTCAGGAGATGCTGGACGCCATGCCCACCGACAGGGATGCCGAATCGAGGCACGAGACCGACGGCAGGCCCCTTCAACGACAGCTGGACGACTTTGAAAAAGAGCTTCTGACACAGGCGCTGTCCGACTCGAGAGGCAACAGGACCAGGGCGGCCTCCTCTCTTGGACTGTCTCGATACGCCCTTTTGAGACGACTTCAGAAACATGGCCTGGACTGA
- a CDS encoding RNA polymerase factor sigma-54 produces the protein MAWTDNSPRLTQQVRPELLHLPILIQNLRLLTMPVQELVDAAIGELADNPLYEVSPPRSWRESGILDDLPEEPSLEEDLIRQMAQCRPLREERDSLPYELVRYLDHRGYLTDDQEAIANQLELTAERLDFLLERVREVVEPPGLFARDLIHCLSLQLIRSEKEESDGAKILEMAVDLLGKGDPKKDAMERLGWSRSRFDRAMEELSRLDPAPGRRTAAQAVIPELELYPDPDRPAVVLAENLPRIYMAPLTWEDDRVASMKDRGLSIIRSIARRNASKLSLAIEIAKRQKNYLISREEAPYPLTMTEMADRLDRSVSTVQRIASTTWALTPVGTVPLDRFFSRPLRSRPDMSVAQLRSRIEEANRRGISDSELSRNLGIPRRTISWHRHRRR, from the coding sequence ATGGCCTGGACTGACAACTCGCCGAGGCTGACCCAGCAGGTAAGGCCCGAGCTGCTCCACCTACCCATCCTTATCCAAAACCTCAGGCTCCTGACCATGCCGGTGCAGGAACTGGTGGACGCGGCCATAGGCGAACTGGCCGACAACCCCCTCTACGAGGTGAGCCCTCCCCGATCCTGGAGGGAGTCGGGTATACTGGACGACCTCCCGGAAGAGCCGTCCCTGGAGGAAGACCTTATCCGTCAGATGGCCCAGTGTCGCCCCCTTCGGGAGGAAAGGGACTCTCTGCCGTATGAACTGGTCCGCTACCTGGATCACAGAGGCTACCTGACCGACGACCAGGAGGCCATTGCCAACCAGCTGGAGCTGACCGCAGAGAGGCTCGACTTCCTGCTGGAGAGAGTCAGAGAGGTAGTAGAGCCCCCTGGACTGTTCGCAAGAGATCTGATCCACTGTCTGTCGCTGCAACTGATCAGATCGGAAAAGGAAGAGTCGGACGGGGCGAAGATCCTTGAGATGGCGGTGGACCTGCTGGGAAAGGGAGACCCCAAAAAAGATGCTATGGAGAGGCTCGGATGGAGCCGAAGCAGATTCGACCGGGCCATGGAGGAACTATCGCGCCTCGACCCAGCCCCGGGGCGCCGCACGGCGGCACAGGCCGTTATCCCCGAGCTGGAGCTCTATCCCGACCCCGACAGACCTGCGGTCGTCCTGGCCGAAAACCTTCCCAGGATATACATGGCCCCTCTGACCTGGGAGGACGACAGGGTGGCATCCATGAAGGACAGAGGACTCAGCATAATTCGATCCATAGCCAGGAGAAACGCTTCCAAGCTATCCCTGGCCATCGAGATAGCGAAAAGACAGAAAAATTACCTCATCTCCCGAGAAGAGGCTCCCTATCCTCTGACCATGACGGAGATGGCCGACAGACTGGACAGATCGGTCTCGACGGTGCAGAGAATCGCCTCCACCACCTGGGCTCTGACCCCGGTGGGGACCGTGCCTCTGGACCGTTTCTTCAGCCGCCCTCTGAGATCCCGTCCAGACATGTCGGTGGCACAGCTGAGGTCGAGGATAGAGGAGGCGAATAGAAGGGGAATATCCGACTCGGAGCTGTCTCGAAACCTGGGAATACCTAGAAGGACAATCTCCTGGCACAGGCACAGACGAAGATAG
- a CDS encoding ABC transporter substrate binding protein — protein MISSYHPGFTTFFPQVEGVKSVLDPERIALDVEFMDTKRFDDEENLARFRSLIEAKLDQLPRYDAVLTADDAALRFALEHGKKLFPDTPMVFCGVNDIDLASRQNSDPLVTGVVEDVSMRGTLELIKLLQPEVKEIVAISDGTVSGVADARKFRSIGFALEGVEFSLISLKDLSWKEARERLKSFDDEAAALLLSAYLDYEGISKSFEEGLEYLTDGLNIPVYHLWAHGIGKGLLGGRIISQKEQGRNAAKMVVQILKGTSPKDIPVLTESPNSYLFDHAQLERFDIPSYRLPEDSIVIGKPVPFYECEPIVFWAILGFAGLLTPISLLTTYLFLKGKKDSLALRESEKRYRSLIKNASEGILVTALPDREILYANPAMTEMLGYPYMGIRGKNESEIHPDRSAGVDPHGKPGKAEIDFMRSDGSVFVAEENWTKIAVDGKPALLGFVTDVTERRRIDEELRKHREELERTVKERTAELEQAKVDALSLAARAQEENRKANETLEKLARSEKMIIDAKDAADEANRAKSDFLATMSHEIRTPLNAIIGLSQLLLREDLSERHRDRIAKIDSSGKTLLAIIDDILDFSKIEADKLEIERIPFSLERIVSETVDAFSLEAERKRVELHMEISPDLPSSVLGDPFRIRQILNNLISNAIKFTEEGDIIVSLRQGSRYEDKMELIFSVSDTGIGMTDEQLKRIFDPFIQADSSTTRKYRGTGLGLSISHKLCKLMGGNIRAESRLGEGSAFTFSITVGIMDGENRTIYRPQDKTLSALTNLRILVVDDNPIARKILREMLRSMAFDVETVSSGEDAIARLKASEEEGLSFDIVIMDWKMPRMDGIETAIKISESGLNESPRLLMVTGHRRAEILEKARSSGFIDVLSKPVQPSSLLDSIMESISKGHPDKTYGNDAGPTDFIEEKLRGAKILVVEDNDLNLEVATGILQQAGAMVIPAKNGRKAVESFSKDHLDLILMDVQMPEMDGFEATEIIREKESEEKKRKRTPIVAMTAHAMSGDRERCIEAGMDDYVTKPIDRDILIDTSCRWIFGKSFKGRDYPTAPADEKIPEKLRIKGIDPEMGIYRTGSDLEGYVRFLRKFVEQFHDTASDVAKAIDADDDGRAAWELHSLKGTAGNLGLIELQEISELLESAVRKDRENIPPVLEAFEKVHRRTLEDLQKAIPSETEEGKKRNDRNASTDGASRIEDLKSLLDRRQPQPALSILEETVWPEEIKEEIERISSAVKRYRFEDAIPIAERLSKKLEAISEGGLP, from the coding sequence ATGATAAGCTCTTACCATCCGGGTTTCACTACCTTCTTCCCACAGGTAGAAGGTGTCAAGTCCGTGTTGGACCCGGAAAGGATAGCCCTGGACGTCGAATTCATGGACACCAAAAGGTTCGACGACGAGGAAAACCTGGCGAGATTCCGCTCTCTCATCGAGGCAAAACTTGACCAACTTCCCCGGTACGATGCGGTCCTTACAGCGGACGACGCCGCTTTGAGGTTCGCCCTGGAGCACGGAAAAAAACTTTTCCCGGATACTCCAATGGTGTTCTGCGGGGTCAACGACATAGACCTGGCCTCGAGGCAAAACTCCGACCCCCTGGTCACAGGGGTAGTCGAGGACGTCTCCATGAGGGGTACGCTGGAACTGATCAAACTCCTACAGCCAGAGGTCAAGGAGATCGTGGCCATATCGGACGGAACCGTATCGGGAGTAGCGGACGCCAGGAAATTCCGCTCCATAGGCTTCGCCCTGGAAGGGGTAGAGTTCTCTCTTATCTCCCTCAAGGACCTGTCCTGGAAAGAAGCCCGCGAAAGGCTGAAATCCTTCGACGACGAGGCAGCGGCCTTGCTCTTGTCTGCTTACCTCGACTACGAGGGAATCTCCAAATCCTTCGAGGAGGGCCTTGAATACCTCACGGACGGACTGAATATTCCCGTTTACCACCTCTGGGCCCACGGCATAGGGAAGGGCCTGTTGGGCGGACGGATAATCTCCCAGAAAGAGCAGGGCCGAAACGCCGCCAAGATGGTCGTCCAGATACTTAAGGGAACCTCTCCGAAGGATATACCGGTACTCACGGAGAGCCCTAACAGCTACCTATTCGACCACGCCCAGCTCGAACGTTTCGACATCCCATCCTACAGGCTGCCTGAAGACTCCATCGTCATCGGAAAACCCGTTCCGTTTTATGAATGCGAGCCCATCGTGTTCTGGGCGATTCTAGGATTTGCCGGTCTACTAACCCCTATCTCGCTTCTAACCACCTATCTGTTTCTAAAAGGCAAAAAGGACTCACTAGCTCTGAGGGAAAGCGAAAAACGATACAGATCACTCATAAAGAACGCCTCGGAGGGAATACTGGTGACGGCCCTGCCGGACAGAGAGATACTGTACGCTAACCCTGCCATGACCGAGATGTTGGGCTACCCCTACATGGGAATAAGGGGCAAAAACGAATCCGAGATCCACCCCGACCGCTCAGCCGGAGTCGACCCTCACGGCAAGCCCGGCAAAGCAGAGATCGACTTCATGAGATCCGACGGATCGGTATTCGTCGCCGAGGAAAACTGGACCAAGATAGCCGTCGACGGCAAACCCGCCCTTCTGGGATTCGTGACTGACGTCACGGAGAGACGCAGGATCGACGAGGAACTGAGAAAACACAGAGAAGAACTGGAACGGACGGTAAAGGAGAGGACTGCGGAGCTCGAGCAAGCCAAGGTGGACGCGCTGTCTCTGGCCGCCAGAGCTCAAGAAGAGAACAGAAAAGCCAACGAGACCCTGGAGAAACTGGCCAGATCGGAAAAGATGATCATAGACGCCAAGGACGCCGCCGACGAGGCCAACAGGGCCAAAAGCGACTTTCTGGCTACCATGAGCCACGAGATAAGGACCCCTCTCAACGCCATCATAGGGCTCAGCCAACTCCTGTTAAGGGAGGATCTCTCGGAGAGACACAGAGACAGGATAGCCAAGATAGACTCGTCCGGCAAGACACTGCTGGCCATAATAGACGATATATTGGACTTCTCGAAGATAGAGGCGGACAAGCTCGAGATAGAGAGGATCCCCTTCTCCCTGGAGAGAATTGTCTCCGAGACGGTGGACGCTTTCTCACTGGAGGCGGAAAGAAAACGGGTGGAATTACACATGGAGATCTCTCCGGACCTTCCGTCGTCCGTTCTGGGAGATCCCTTCAGGATAAGACAGATACTGAACAACCTCATCAGCAACGCCATCAAGTTCACCGAAGAGGGAGACATAATCGTATCCCTAAGACAGGGCAGCCGATACGAGGACAAGATGGAGCTGATATTCTCCGTCTCCGACACAGGGATCGGCATGACGGACGAACAGCTGAAGCGAATTTTCGACCCATTCATACAGGCCGACAGCTCTACCACCAGGAAATACAGGGGAACGGGCCTCGGCCTCTCCATATCCCATAAATTATGCAAGCTCATGGGAGGGAATATAAGGGCAGAGAGCCGTCTCGGAGAGGGCAGCGCTTTCACATTCTCCATCACGGTAGGCATCATGGACGGAGAGAACAGAACGATATACAGACCTCAGGATAAAACCCTGTCGGCATTGACGAACCTGAGAATACTCGTCGTGGACGACAACCCCATAGCGAGAAAGATCCTCCGGGAGATGCTAAGGTCCATGGCCTTCGACGTTGAGACGGTCTCCTCCGGAGAGGACGCTATAGCCAGACTTAAAGCCTCCGAAGAGGAGGGCCTCTCCTTCGACATAGTGATAATGGACTGGAAGATGCCCCGGATGGACGGAATAGAGACAGCCATAAAAATCTCGGAATCCGGGTTGAACGAATCTCCGAGGCTTCTCATGGTGACAGGTCATCGTAGAGCCGAGATACTGGAAAAGGCCAGATCGTCTGGATTCATCGACGTCCTGTCCAAGCCTGTCCAGCCCTCTTCCCTGTTGGACTCCATAATGGAGTCCATATCGAAAGGACACCCCGACAAAACCTACGGCAACGATGCAGGACCGACGGACTTTATCGAGGAAAAACTCCGGGGAGCCAAGATCCTCGTAGTGGAGGACAACGATCTGAACCTGGAGGTCGCCACCGGAATTCTTCAACAAGCGGGAGCGATGGTGATACCCGCTAAGAACGGACGAAAAGCGGTCGAGAGCTTCTCGAAAGACCACTTAGACCTGATACTCATGGACGTTCAGATGCCGGAGATGGACGGTTTCGAGGCAACAGAGATAATCAGAGAAAAAGAAAGCGAGGAGAAGAAACGGAAGAGAACCCCCATCGTGGCCATGACAGCCCATGCCATGTCGGGAGACAGAGAGAGATGCATAGAGGCAGGCATGGACGACTACGTCACCAAGCCCATAGATCGGGATATACTGATAGACACGTCCTGCCGGTGGATATTCGGAAAATCTTTTAAAGGAAGGGACTATCCCACCGCCCCTGCCGACGAAAAGATCCCGGAGAAACTCCGGATAAAGGGAATAGACCCAGAGATGGGAATATATCGGACGGGATCGGACCTAGAGGGATACGTTCGATTCCTCCGAAAGTTCGTGGAACAATTCCACGACACCGCCTCCGACGTAGCGAAAGCCATCGACGCCGACGATGACGGAAGAGCCGCCTGGGAACTTCACTCCCTAAAGGGCACCGCCGGCAACCTAGGACTGATAGAGCTCCAGGAGATATCGGAACTGCTGGAATCGGCGGTCCGAAAGGATAGGGAAAACATACCACCCGTACTTGAGGCTTTCGAAAAGGTACATAGAAGAACGCTGGAGGATCTACAGAAGGCAATACCCTCTGAAACGGAAGAGGGTAAGAAGAGAAACGACCGAAACGCCTCGACCGACGGAGCATCGAGGATAGAGGATCTGAAATCGCTGCTCGACAGGAGACAGCCTCAACCGGCCCTCTCCATACTGGAGGAAACCGTCTGGCCCGAAGAGATAAAGGAGGAGATCGAAAGGATATCGAGTGCCGTAAAGAGATATCGTTTCGAAGATGCCATTCCCATTGCTGAAAGGCTGAGCAAAAAGCTCGAGGCTATCTCTGAAGGAGGGCTCCCATGA